TGAATAAACATATAATATTCGTCATCTGAGCGCAAAAAGTCGATAAGTGTTTCTTTATATCAATGCCGTTATCCGGTTTTTGCGCTGATAAGACGATTATAACAATTACAGTAAACTTTAAAGCGgcacaaatatgatgatacacTAGGCTAGCGGATTAACACAGTAGTGTAGAAGTCGTTTAGGTTTTGGGGACgttgcattttaacaaaaaaaaaaacatgtaaaattgtaaaactagAATCTTATCTTATATCTATAAATAGTTGTATAACACAATAAGcagaaaatatagaaacaagTTTAGAATATATAGAAACAAGTGTGACTTTCCTTTCGAATATTCATCTTTGTTTTGTCCCTTTCCACCAACACGGTTTGATCCCTTTCTCTATCCCATCCCCATTTTTGCGTCTTGCCTacaattaaaatacatatttgttgttgtattttggaAGCAACCCGTCCGCTATATTTTCAATTATAGTTTCTTTGGTGGGCCTACTTTGTGATGTAAGGTTCTGGCTGTGCTTGCTGAGCACTGCTTCCGGGAAATTTGACAAAGCTCATATATTTTCTCGTACATAATCTTGATTGTCAATCTAACTACCGTTGTGTCAGTTTAAATTGTTTCTTTGTTTCTGTTGGCAATTTATTACATGTACTTGGTTTTCGTTATACacaacttttttatatttatactatAAGAAATTTCTCCTCTAGatttacaaaaaaactttttttttgcgtTCATatagtccatttttttttaaatattacatgcACAAGATAAACTGTCTTACGTTAAACATTGAAAACCCTATACTGCAACTATACATGGCTTTTTCGAAAGTTCATCCTCAAAGAAAAGGGAAATATATCTGATAACATTCCTATTTCGTCAGAGTGTTCTTGCCCATATAACAGTAAGATTgtgtttttaaagtaattttatagtacatgttaaataattatatCGATAACGATTGTTATCATGTTATGCAACTAAAAACGTGACAGTTAACGTAATGAACAGTAACACACATTTTCTAACAGTAAATGACACAGGTGTCAACTCAGTTTTTGAGGCCCGTATAGagatataaaacatgtttaagttgGAATTTGTTTTCTCCAATAATTTATAATAAGGTAAATATATCGCAGACGTGATATGACTTCATACAGTTTTAATCACAGAAATTAAATATCCAGGCTATTATTGTGATCATCAgtgttttcatgcaaaataatgcataaatgtCACGTATAACAAAAGAAACCCTTGCACTTAAAATTGTCATGCTTGGTCACAAAATTGTGCACTAGTTTATCTTACGCAAATCAGTAAATTAATAAGCATCATGATAAAAACACGTATAATTAGTAGTGGTATGATTTAAATATGCTTGACTTTCATGGTTATAATTCAGAAGACAATGTTAATATTTTCCTGAAATGGTGCTCTAAGCGTATTTTACTTCTGGCAGCATATGTTTCTACTTTTTGTATTAACTTTCttaatcattttaaaaacaaaacaaagaatccGGTTCATTTTGAAAGTTTCCAGATGTTGTTGAGCTGAACGTTGGTGGAAAGATGATGACAACATTGCTGAGCACTCTAACAAAGGACCCTGACAGCATGCTGGCCGCCATGTTTAGTGGACGTCACGTGATAAGCAAGGACAAAGATGGCCGCTTCTTCATCGATTGCGATGGGCACCTGTTTATACACATTTTGAATTATCTACGATTTGGTAGTTTACCGCCAACAGAAAGTATTTTGGAAGTGCATGAAGTTGCGGTATACTTTAACATTCAACCACTTGTAGAATCATTAGAAAGGTACCACATATTACAGTATCGAAAAAGAATAGCAGAACTCAAGACTCAAATTGATCTTCCTCgatatgaaaaattaaaacaagaggcaATTGAGAAGATTTACTCATCTAGTGCAAGACCACATGAAGGCAAAACCTTGCATATTGTTACTGATTCAAACATTTGCAGACATGGATATGACacgtcaaattttaaaaataactgtaaCGTTCCTGTCCGTgataatataaacatatatttgacCGCCAACTACAACATCacaaaagaatttaaaatatgtttagcaCATGAATTATCCGACCTCGGATTTGGAATATACAGTTACGTATATAACACAGCAAAACCATTTAAAGGCAATTGCTTATGTGGTATTCAATGCCATCATATTGCACTTCTCGCACACAAAATTGTGTCAGTACATGATGAAAAGTACTGTGTTGcgtaaaacattttaatgaaaatgattcGAATCAA
The genomic region above belongs to Mercenaria mercenaria strain notata unplaced genomic scaffold, MADL_Memer_1 contig_821, whole genome shotgun sequence and contains:
- the LOC128554872 gene encoding BTB/POZ domain-containing protein KCTD7-like, whose product is MENFPDVVELNVGGKMMTTLLSTLTKDPDSMLAAMFSGRHVISKDKDGRFFIDCDGHLFIHILNYLRFGSLPPTESILEVHEVAVYFNIQPLVESLERYHILQYRKRIAELKTQIDLPRYEKLKQEAIEKIYSSSARPHEGKTLHIVTDSNICRHGYDTSNFKNNCNVPVRDNINIYLTANYNITKEFKICLAHELSDLGFGIYSYVYNTAKPFKGNCLCGIQCHHIALLAHKIVSVHDEKYCVA